In uncultured Cohaesibacter sp., a genomic segment contains:
- a CDS encoding GNAT family N-acetyltransferase yields MIRTFTSDDTDAVIAIWRSASELAHAFLSAEFMDEAERLTREIHLQQAETWVYECNGKILGFIGLIDDYIGGLFVDPAHHGEGIGRALVDKAVAEKGPLAVEVFVDNAIGRRFYAAYGFQGEKQVMDSHSGFPLLQLTYEPRE; encoded by the coding sequence ATGATCCGGACATTTACATCTGATGACACCGACGCCGTGATTGCGATTTGGCGCTCGGCCAGCGAGCTGGCGCATGCCTTTCTTTCTGCCGAGTTCATGGACGAAGCCGAACGGCTGACGCGGGAGATCCATCTCCAGCAGGCCGAGACTTGGGTCTATGAATGCAACGGCAAGATTCTGGGCTTTATCGGGCTGATTGATGACTATATCGGTGGGCTGTTTGTCGATCCTGCCCATCATGGGGAGGGTATCGGCAGAGCCCTCGTCGACAAGGCCGTGGCAGAAAAGGGACCGCTGGCGGTCGAGGTTTTCGTCGATAATGCCATCGGGCGCCGGTTCTACGCGGCCTATGGTTTTCAGGGAGAAAAGCAGGTGATGGACTCGCATTCGGGCTTCCCGCTGTTGCAGCTCACCTATGAGCCGCGGGAGTGA
- a CDS encoding DUF1989 domain-containing protein, with product MTISVPPADADARRAIKPVICYPTETLPRPDVALYQTAFEGAEKVDEVIIPLRDAASIEVPAGHLLRIICPEGPQVGDLDLFNSANLDERFYSGKTRALHGTHVSIGDQLWSSFPYMRPMATVIEDTLSWYGIDPYGGSVHDVIGTRCDPYTGRVLNGVDYHHCCHSNLTRALARARNLSLPEAEKYIHDVLNVFMCTGFTRDTGQYFMKASPVRPGDTLGLFAEIDLLAVQSACPGGDCSSEHSSDAAQCYPLKMEVYKPLAGRLEGWQSPAVNAYDCSHGC from the coding sequence ATGACCATATCTGTTCCTCCTGCCGACGCAGACGCGCGTCGTGCCATCAAGCCGGTTATCTGCTATCCGACCGAAACACTGCCCCGCCCCGATGTGGCCCTCTATCAGACCGCCTTCGAGGGGGCAGAGAAGGTTGACGAGGTGATCATCCCGCTGCGGGATGCCGCCAGCATCGAGGTGCCAGCCGGTCATCTGCTGCGTATCATCTGCCCGGAGGGGCCACAGGTGGGGGATCTTGACCTGTTCAACAGTGCCAATCTTGATGAACGCTTCTATTCGGGCAAGACCCGCGCCCTGCATGGAACCCATGTGAGCATTGGTGATCAGCTGTGGTCGAGTTTCCCCTATATGCGACCGATGGCAACCGTCATCGAGGATACGCTGTCATGGTATGGCATCGATCCGTATGGCGGCTCGGTGCATGATGTGATCGGCACCCGCTGCGATCCCTATACGGGGCGCGTTCTCAACGGGGTGGATTATCACCATTGCTGCCATTCGAACCTGACACGGGCGCTAGCCCGGGCGCGAAATCTCAGCCTGCCCGAGGCGGAGAAATATATCCACGATGTGCTCAATGTCTTCATGTGCACCGGGTTCACCCGCGACACGGGGCAATATTTCATGAAGGCAAGCCCGGTGCGGCCCGGCGACACTCTGGGTCTTTTTGCCGAGATCGATCTTCTGGCAGTGCAGAGCGCCTGTCCGGGCGGGGATTGTTCATCCGAGCACTCCAGCGATGCGGCCCAATGCTATCCGTTGAAGATGGAGGTTTATAAACCGCTGGCCGGACGGCTTGAGGGCTGGCAAAGCCCGGCGGTCAACGCCTATGATTGCAGTCACGGCTGCTGA
- a CDS encoding EamA family transporter produces the protein MRNMIFSWQFWAILSACFAALTAVFAKVGVSGIGSDFATFVRTIVILLALAIMLSATGGWESFSSLSTKSTLFLILSGLATGASWICYFRALKIGHASQVAPIDKMSVVLVAIFGALFLGEHLSLGGWLGVGLIAVGATLVALF, from the coding sequence ATGCGAAACATGATATTTTCCTGGCAGTTCTGGGCCATTCTTTCGGCCTGCTTTGCTGCATTGACTGCCGTTTTTGCCAAGGTAGGCGTATCCGGTATCGGATCGGATTTCGCCACCTTCGTGCGAACAATTGTGATTCTTCTGGCCCTCGCGATCATGCTCAGCGCCACCGGCGGCTGGGAAAGCTTTTCGAGCCTGTCAACAAAATCAACCCTCTTTCTGATCCTTTCCGGCCTTGCCACAGGCGCCTCATGGATCTGCTATTTCCGGGCGCTCAAGATCGGCCATGCCTCGCAGGTTGCACCCATCGACAAGATGAGCGTCGTGCTGGTGGCAATCTTCGGTGCCCTGTTCCTCGGTGAGCATCTCTCCCTTGGCGGCTGGCTCGGCGTCGGCTTGATCGCCGTCGGCGCCACACTCGTCGCCCTGTTCTAG
- the mgrA gene encoding L-glyceraldehyde 3-phosphate reductase, protein MTYIASDKRYDTMPYRRCGQSGLKLPAVSLGLWHNFGHDTPHFTKQAMCRTAFDLGITHFDLANNYGPPKGAAEEAFGEILRTDFKPYRDELIISSKAGYDMWTGPYGEWGSRKYMIASCDQSLQRMGLDYVDIFYSHRFDPNTPLEETMGALDTLVRQGKALYVGISSYNSQRTREAVRILNELGTPCLIHQPSYNMLNRWVERDGLKDTLKELGVGSIAFTPLAQGMLSNKYLNGIPDDSRAASGRFLKKEMITDQAIEHLKKLNEIAARRGQTLAQMAIAWVLRDEGITTALIGASRAEQIVDCAAAVKKLDFTAEELAEIDLYAQEEDINIWKKSSDL, encoded by the coding sequence ATGACATATATTGCATCGGACAAACGCTACGACACCATGCCTTATCGCCGGTGTGGCCAGTCGGGTCTGAAATTGCCTGCGGTTTCGCTCGGGCTGTGGCATAATTTCGGCCACGATACGCCGCATTTTACCAAGCAGGCCATGTGTCGGACAGCGTTTGATCTGGGGATCACCCATTTCGACCTTGCCAACAACTATGGTCCGCCCAAGGGCGCGGCCGAAGAAGCCTTTGGTGAAATCCTCAGGACCGATTTCAAACCCTACCGCGATGAACTGATCATCTCCTCCAAGGCCGGCTATGACATGTGGACGGGGCCTTATGGGGAATGGGGAAGCCGGAAATATATGATTGCGTCCTGTGATCAATCCCTGCAGCGCATGGGGCTTGATTATGTCGATATTTTCTATTCCCATCGCTTTGACCCCAATACACCGTTGGAAGAAACGATGGGGGCGCTCGATACGTTGGTGCGTCAGGGCAAGGCGCTCTATGTAGGCATTTCATCTTACAATTCTCAGCGCACGCGAGAAGCTGTCAGGATTCTGAACGAGCTTGGTACACCCTGCCTCATCCATCAGCCAAGCTATAACATGCTCAACCGTTGGGTCGAACGCGATGGTTTGAAAGATACGCTCAAAGAGCTTGGTGTCGGGTCGATTGCCTTTACGCCGCTGGCTCAGGGCATGTTGTCGAACAAATATCTCAATGGCATTCCTGACGATTCTCGGGCCGCTTCCGGCCGATTCCTCAAGAAGGAAATGATCACCGACCAGGCTATCGAGCATCTCAAGAAACTCAACGAGATTGCAGCGCGCCGTGGCCAGACGCTGGCCCAGATGGCCATTGCCTGGGTGCTGCGCGATGAGGGCATCACCACGGCGCTGATCGGAGCGTCGCGCGCTGAGCAGATCGTTGATTGTGCCGCTGCGGTAAAAAAGCTCGACTTCACGGCAGAGGAACTTGCCGAAATCGATCTCTACGCGCAGGAAGAGGACATCAATATCTGGAAGAAATCGTCCGACCTGTAA
- the tnpA gene encoding IS200/IS605 family transposase yields the protein MDENHLSHSTWDCKYHIVFGSKYRTKRLYGDLRLELRDQFTQLASQKGCHIEEGHLMPDHVHMLISIPPKYSVAHIVGFLKGKTALYVANKYARKRRYKGYHFWARGYFVSTTGYQEEVVRRYIRNQEKQDKATDFADLFKPNY from the coding sequence ATGGACGAAAATCACCTATCACACAGCACTTGGGACTGCAAATATCACATAGTATTTGGCTCCAAATACCGGACCAAACGTCTATATGGAGATTTGCGTCTCGAGTTAAGAGATCAGTTTACCCAATTGGCTTCTCAAAAAGGGTGCCATATTGAGGAAGGGCATCTCATGCCCGACCATGTGCACATGCTGATCTCGATCCCACCCAAATACTCCGTGGCTCATATTGTTGGATTTCTCAAAGGAAAGACGGCCCTTTATGTGGCCAACAAATATGCCAGAAAGCGTCGCTACAAGGGATATCACTTTTGGGCACGTGGATATTTTGTCTCGACAACGGGCTATCAAGAGGAGGTCGTCAGACGCTATATCCGTAATCAGGAGAAGCAAGACAAGGCAACGGATTTTGCAGACCTATTCAAGCCTAACTACTAA
- a CDS encoding DUF1674 domain-containing protein has protein sequence MADEAPKRQTVDVDSPQFKSTEERVAETAKPKEERPRRKFEDLPPAAQRALMEAEERRKERDALKVSADRPKEFNGRGGLDPSRYDDYEIDGRAIDF, from the coding sequence ATGGCAGACGAAGCCCCGAAAAGACAGACGGTTGACGTCGACTCCCCTCAGTTCAAGAGCACGGAAGAACGCGTGGCCGAAACGGCCAAACCAAAGGAAGAAAGACCACGGCGCAAGTTTGAGGATCTGCCCCCCGCAGCCCAGCGCGCGCTGATGGAAGCGGAAGAACGACGCAAGGAACGCGACGCCCTGAAGGTGAGCGCGGACCGGCCCAAGGAATTCAATGGTCGTGGCGGTCTCGATCCGTCCCGCTATGATGACTATGAAATCGACGGCCGCGCCATCGACTTCTGA
- the htpX gene encoding zinc metalloprotease HtpX, producing MNFFRTTLLLAAMTGLFMAIGYLLGGSGGMMIAFIFALGMNAFSYWNSDKMVLRMHNAMEVDARSAPEYYEIVEKLAQSAGLPMPRVYVIDSDQPNAFATGRNPQHAAVAASTGLLNRLSYEEVAGVMAHELAHIKNYDILTMTVTATFAGAISMLANFAMFFGGNRERGGIIGTIAIMILAPLAASVVQMAISRTREYSADKTGAEICGQPMWLASALAKIANAAGRTANVTAEQHPETAHMFIINPLSGQKMDNLFSTHPDTQNRIDALQALQAEWYGGQGPLKVSTGGTLGANQRRSQMRDDVGSDGPWSGGSRSRPSHPSHRDEPDQPGPWG from the coding sequence ATGAATTTCTTCCGTACCACACTCTTGCTGGCCGCCATGACAGGCCTGTTCATGGCCATCGGCTATTTGCTCGGTGGCTCGGGGGGCATGATGATTGCCTTCATCTTTGCGCTGGGCATGAATGCGTTCAGCTACTGGAACTCGGACAAGATGGTGCTGAGGATGCATAACGCCATGGAGGTGGATGCGCGCTCGGCTCCGGAATATTACGAGATCGTCGAGAAGCTGGCGCAGTCTGCCGGGCTGCCGATGCCGCGCGTCTATGTCATCGATTCCGATCAGCCCAACGCCTTTGCCACGGGGCGCAACCCGCAGCATGCCGCTGTGGCTGCCTCGACAGGTCTGCTCAACCGCCTCTCCTATGAAGAGGTGGCCGGTGTGATGGCCCATGAGCTGGCCCACATCAAGAATTACGACATTCTGACCATGACCGTGACGGCGACCTTTGCTGGCGCGATTTCCATGCTTGCCAACTTTGCGATGTTCTTTGGTGGCAACAGGGAGAGGGGTGGCATCATTGGCACGATTGCCATCATGATTCTGGCACCGCTGGCCGCGTCCGTCGTGCAGATGGCGATCAGCCGGACGCGGGAATACTCTGCCGACAAGACCGGGGCAGAAATCTGCGGTCAGCCGATGTGGCTTGCCTCGGCGCTGGCCAAGATCGCCAATGCTGCCGGGCGCACCGCCAACGTGACCGCCGAGCAGCATCCGGAAACCGCGCATATGTTCATCATCAACCCGCTTTCGGGGCAGAAGATGGACAATCTCTTCTCGACCCATCCGGACACCCAGAACCGTATTGACGCGCTGCAGGCTCTGCAGGCAGAATGGTACGGTGGACAGGGGCCGCTCAAGGTCAGCACCGGTGGCACCCTGGGCGCCAATCAGCGCCGTAGCCAGATGCGGGATGATGTCGGTTCTGACGGGCCGTGGAGTGGCGGCAGCCGTTCGCGTCCGTCGCACCCATCGCACCGTGACGAGCCGGATCAGCCCGGACCATGGGGGTGA
- a CDS encoding adenylate kinase gives MKRVMIIGCTGAGKSTLAVELAHLTGLPLIHLDQHFWLPNWQARTQEDYARKQEELTRQERWIMDGNNRSTMPIRLARADTVLFLDTPRMLCLKRTLLRSVRYWHSSRADMAEGCKEHINWGLLKYIWQFPTRYRPSLLKMLANYNGTIRILKSPEDIRAFLASLNHT, from the coding sequence ATGAAACGAGTAATGATCATCGGATGTACAGGGGCGGGAAAGTCGACACTCGCAGTGGAACTGGCACATTTAACCGGATTGCCGCTGATTCATTTGGATCAACATTTCTGGCTGCCCAACTGGCAGGCCAGAACTCAGGAAGACTATGCCAGAAAACAAGAGGAACTGACTAGGCAGGAGCGCTGGATCATGGATGGCAACAATCGCAGCACCATGCCCATCCGGCTGGCCCGCGCCGATACAGTGCTCTTTCTGGACACACCCCGCATGCTCTGCCTCAAGCGCACCCTGTTGCGCTCAGTCCGATATTGGCACAGCTCACGTGCTGACATGGCGGAAGGCTGCAAGGAGCACATCAATTGGGGGCTGCTCAAGTATATTTGGCAATTCCCGACCCGCTATCGCCCCAGCCTTTTGAAAATGTTGGCAAACTACAACGGCACAATCCGGATACTAAAAAGCCCGGAAGACATCCGGGCCTTTCTCGCATCGTTAAATCACACCTGA
- a CDS encoding DUF6122 family protein, whose protein sequence is MDYDIFRTLVHYSGHFLAPFVIARLVFPREIWLKAALVMVATIVIDVDHLLADPIFDPNRCSIGFHPLHTLWAGVVYVGLVLVPDWRARAFGVGALFHLAVDANDCFLGGTW, encoded by the coding sequence ATGGATTATGACATTTTCCGCACCCTCGTGCATTATTCCGGGCACTTTCTGGCCCCCTTCGTCATTGCGCGTCTCGTCTTTCCAAGAGAGATCTGGCTGAAGGCCGCGCTTGTCATGGTCGCGACGATCGTGATCGACGTCGACCATCTGCTGGCCGATCCGATCTTTGACCCCAATCGTTGCAGCATCGGCTTCCATCCCCTGCATACGCTATGGGCGGGGGTGGTCTATGTCGGGCTTGTGCTGGTACCGGACTGGCGGGCGCGGGCCTTTGGTGTGGGGGCGCTGTTCCATCTGGCGGTTGATGCCAATGACTGCTTTCTGGGCGGGACCTGGTAG